The following are from one region of the Silene latifolia isolate original U9 population chromosome 9, ASM4854445v1, whole genome shotgun sequence genome:
- the LOC141601612 gene encoding uncharacterized protein LOC141601612 — protein sequence MARETRTLKELTAPNLAVQQLCITFPALDDGVTFELKSGLIHQLPSFSGTSIKDPNKHLSDFHIVCTGMKPVDVTDEQLKLRAFPFSLKGNARDWLINYLPPASITTCIGMKKEFLEKYFSPSRSAQLKRAISNIEQQDEETLFEYLEKFKQLCPSCPYHGYSEHDLIMYFCSGLNQDDRSMIHSACGGNIVNKNPDEAWEVITELAETSRQFERRPSRRGVSDMGVNPGLEEKVDNIASTLHDMLSGRQTDVICGICSIKGHPSDLCPQMQEGDSKTVNGVWESIPNKKWDPYSNTYNEGWKAHPNFRWRNSQASSSSGPSRGQFIMRPQEQPSITQAPPQVIPSPPMSTEDMIRALTISVTQDRAENKQNFNQVSQLATAVNRLEAKQSGTLPSQTILNPRKNVSAVSLRNGRQLVEIEKPKAKPKVVIIQEEEELVVEDDKLLKDGGEEDAYNSKEVTQSMPSYEPLPPFPEALKDTRKKEPDADIYETFRKCEVNIPLLELLKSVPRYAKFLKEFCTIKRNQKELSLKKPKGKASEFVSALFKSKTPPKCSDPGVFTIPCTIGDTRFERAMLDLGASINVLPYHVYESLKLGLLKSNRVVVQLANRSSVHPRGVVENVMVKVDQLVFPADFYVLDMAQEVDGVPILLGRPFLKTAGTRIDVPNGSLTMEFNGKVVKFEINPPNSTNSMVYSLCAIATNHNSMRSWKPPLPSKDCEIL from the coding sequence ATGGCCCGAGAGACCCGTACATTAAAGGAGCTCACAGCTCCAAATCTTGCTGTTCAACAATTATGCATCACTTTTCCAGCATTGGATGATGGGGTTACTTTTGAACTGAAATCTGGGCTGATACATCAATTACCAAGTTTCAGTGGGACAAGTATTAAGGATCCGAATAAGCATCTTTCGGACTTTCATATTGTGTGCACCGGTATGAAGCCAGTTGATGTCACAGATGAGCAATTAAAATTGAGAGCCTTTCCTTTCTCATTGAAAGGCAATGCGAGAGACTGGTTAATAAACTATCTACCACCGGCGAGTATCACTACTTGTATAGGTATGAAGAAAGAATTCTTGGAGAAGTATTTTTCGCCTTCTCGATCAGCTCAATTGAAAAGAGCCATAAGTAATATTGAGCAGCAAGACGAAGAAACTTTGTTCGAGTACCTTGAAAAGTTTAAGCAGTTATGTCCCAGTTGCCCCTACCATGGTTACTCCGAACATGATCTCATAATGTATTTTTGTAGTGGACTGAACCAAGATGACCGCAGTATGATTCATTCTGCTTGTGGAGGAAATATAGTGAACAAGAATCCAGATGAAGCTTGGGAGGTTATCACAGAGCTAGCTGAGACCTCTAGACAGTTTGAGAGAAGACCTTCACGGAGAGGAGTGAGTGATATGGGTGTTAATCCTGGCTTGGAGGAAAAGGTTGATAATATTGCTTCCACACTCCATGATATGTTATCTGGCAGACAAACAGATGTTATTTGTGGTATATGCTCTATTAAGGGTCATCCTAGCGATTTGTGCCCTCAAATGCAAGAGGGTGATTCTAAGACGGTGAATGGTGTATGGGAGAGTATTCCAAACAAGAAATGGGATCCATACTCTAATACTTATAATGAAGGATGGAAAGCTCATCCCAACTTCCGTTGGAGAAATTCTCAAGCTAGCTCATCATCTGGCCCTTCTAGAGGTCAGTTTATTATGCGACCACAAGAGCAACCTTCCATTACTCAGGCACCACCACAAGTTATACCGAGCCCACCAATGTCTACCGAGGATATGATTCGGGCTCTTACCATTAGTGTCACTCAAGATAGAGCAGAAAATAAGCAGAATTTCAATCAAGTTAGTCAATTGGCTACTGCGGTCAATCGGTTGGAAGCTAAACAATCAGGTACTTTACCATCTCAGACAATTCTGAATCCTAGAAAGAATGTGAGTGCTGTGTCATTGAGAAATGGTAGACAATTGGTGGAGATTGAAAAGCCAAAAGCTAAGCCTAAGGTGGTGATTATCCAAGAAGAAGAGGAGTTAGTGGTGGAAGATGATAAGCTACTGAAAGATGGAGGAGAAGAGGATGCATATAATTCAAAGGAGGTGACACAATCTATGCCTTCATATGAGCCACTCCCACCTTTTCCCGAGGCTTTGAAGGACACAAGGAAGAAGGAGCCTGACGCTGATATTTACGAAACCTTTCGTAAATGCGAGGTAAATATTCCTTTACTTGAGTTGCTTAAGAGTGTTCCTAGGTACGCAAAGTTTTTAAAAGAATTTTGTACAATTAAAAGAAATCAAAAGGAACTTAGTTTGAAAAAGCCAAAGGGTAAAGCTAGTGAATTTGTATCGGCTTTGTTTAAGAGTAAGACCCCTCCCAAGTGTAGTGATCCGGGTGTCTTTACTATACCTTGCACTATAGGTGATACACGGTTTGAAAGAGCCATGTTAGATCTAGGGGCGTCAATAAATGTTCTCCCCTACCATGTTTATGAGTCTCTTAAGCTTGGTCTTTTAAAGAGTAATAGGGTGGTAGTCCAACTTGCTAATCGGTCTAGTGTTCACCCTAGGGGAGTAGTAGAGAATGTAATGGTTAAGGTAGATCAGCTGGTTTTTCCAGCTGATTTCTATGTTTTGGATATGGCACAGGAGGTCGACGGAGTCCCAATTTTATTGGGCCGTCCATTCTTAAAGACCGCAGGAACCCGAATTGATGTTCCAAATGGTTCCTTGACTATGGAGTTTAATGGGAAGGTGGTTAAATTTGAAATTAATCCACCTAATTCAACTAATTCTATGGTTTATTCTCTTTGTGCTATTGCTACTAACCATAATTCTATGAGAAGCTGGAAGCCACCACTTCCGAGCAAAGATTGTGAGATTTTGTAG